From the Ignavibacteriales bacterium genome, the window TTCAAGATATCGAATCAACCATTCAACCCTAATGTTGTGAAACAATCTCAGGGTAGTGGTCAGGCATACTATATTGGTGATTACCAGAGTATTTCAGGATCGACGATAACTTTACCTTTCTGGATGGATGGAAGGCAGAATAGCATGATGGATTATACTGCTACTTTACCTGATTTCGGAATAGATTTTTCCGGACCGGATACGCTTTACTCTAATGTGAATGCATCCGTCGGTAAGCCGACCGATATACCCGTACTGGGACCGTATGCCGGAAGTGTTCAATTCACCCATACAATTTCACCAACTCCTGGCGCCGGTTCGATCGGAATTACGTTTACACCTAATCCATTAACATCATTTCCATCCAGCGTAAACATTCAGGCTGATGTGTCGGCAACCGTGCCATTCGGGACTTATGATATTATAGTTACCGGAACGGATAACAGTATTTCTCCGCCTAGAGTACATACCAGGACATTGAAACTGATCGTTTCTAACCTTGTAGGCATTGGAAATAATTCGCAGATCCCGGATCAGTTTGCTTTACAGCAAAATTACCCGAATCCGTTTAACCCATCAACTTCGATTGCATATTCCATTCCTCAGCAAAGTTTCGTAACGCTGAAGGTCTACGATATGCTTGGAAGAGAAGTTGCTTCACTGGTAAATGAACTGAAGCAGGCAGGTAATTATAATGTACAGCTAAATGCATCGGATCTTTCGAGTGGTGTATACTACTATAGAATAAAGGCAGGTGATTTCGTTGAGACAAGAAGAATGGTACTGATGAAGTAACATAAAAAACCAAAGATTTTAATATAAATCCGGATTTAGTTTGAATCCGGATTTTTTTATTATATTATTTCAATATTAAGGTTATTTTTGTTTAAATGGAGCAAACCACGGGTAATATAATTTCCGTAGAAGAGTCCTTTCGGTATTGTGAGGGAATAGCTAAAGGTCATTATGAAAACTTTCCTGTCGGGTCCATTCTGGTCCCGGCAGAAAAGCGTAAATATGTCTGGAGTATCTATGCTTTTGCCCGTTTTGCCGATGATATTGCCGATAGCGGTGATCTGGATGTTGACACAAAACTAAAGCAATTAAATGATCTTGAGGTGAATTTAAGAGCTAGCTTAGGCGATGTAAAAAATTATGATGAGCGGTATAACTTCCTTCCTGCGCTGGCGGTTACTGCCTCCGACCTAAAAATACCTTTGAATGAATTTACCGCCCTATTAGCTGCCTTTAAGCAGGATTCTGTGAGGCAAAGATATGATTCATTTGAAGAATTGATAGATTATTCTGCATTATCAGCTAATCCGATCGGGCATCTTGTACTATATGTTTTTGGATATGATCCGGATAGGGATGAGAGGCTTTTTTCTTATTCGGACAGTATTTGTACGGCTTTACAATTGACTAATTTCTGGCAGGATGTGTCACCGGATCTGGAAATAGGGCGGGTTTACATTCCGCAGAATATCATGAAGAAATACGATTATGCGTATGATGATCTGTTTAAGAAGGTGGAAGATGAAAGATTTATTTCGGTAGTTAAGGAATTAGTTGAAAAAACGCGCAGGATATTCCTACATGGGAAACCGCTGGTTGATGAGCTATCCGGACGACTGCGTTATGAAATAAAAGCGACTTATCTGGGCGGAAATGAAATTCTGAATAAGATCGAACTATTAAATTACACCGTTTTGTCACGCAGAGTTAAGCTTGGAAAATCGGACAAAATATCACTTATTTTAAAAACGTTCATGTCGAGGGTTTAAGATTTGCAGAATACCGGCAGGGAAATAACACAAAAAAGCAAAACGAACTTTCTTTACTCGTTTTCTCTTCTCCCGAAGGAGAAAAATGATGCAATAAACACAATATATGCCTTTTGCCGAAAGACAGATGACATCGTCGATAATGAAAACCGGAGTCATAAAGAGAAAGAGAACGATCTGGCAAAATGGAAGCAGGACTTTGAATCTTCGCTGGCAGGAAATTCCGATAATACTTTGCTTAACGAACTGAGTAAAGTTATAAAAAGATTTAAGATCCCAACGGAGCCCTTTACCGATCTTATCAGGGGAATGAAAATGGACCTGGAAAAAACCAGGTATGAAACCTTCGAAGAGCTTTATGAATACTGCTATTGCGCGGCGGGGACAGTTGGCTTGATGTCAATCGAGATATTCGGCTATAGTGATCCCGCTACAAGGGATTTTGCCGTGAAGCTTGGCGTAGCTCTGCAATTGACCAATATTCTCAGGGATGTTAAAAAAGATGCTGAGAATGGGAGAATATATCTTCCGCTTGATGACATGGAGATGTTCAATTACACTGAGGACGAACTGCTGAATAATGTTTATAATAATAATTTCATAGCATTGATGAAGTATGAGGCGGACCGGGCGCATAAATACTATAAGGAAGCTAACGAATTGCTTACTGCAAAGGATACGGGTTTAATGTTTCCAGCCCGTATAATGGAACATATATATTTTGACATTTTGAGGCAGATTGAAATGAAAAAGTATGATGTGTATTCAAACAATATTAAAGTATCTAAGTTTAAAAAACTTTTATACACGTTCGGGATATATCTAAAGTGCAGGCTATATTATAGCATGAAAGATCCGAGAGACTTACCAAATGGATAAGAAGAGTGTTGCAATAATAGGCGGTGGACTTGCGGGATTAGCTTCAGCTGTATTTCTTTCCTCACGAAAAGATAAGTTTGACATTTCAATTTACGAAGCCTCACCGAAACTAGGCGGAAGAGCGTACAGTTTTAAAGATAGTAAAACCGGGCTTTATTTCGATAACGGCCAGCATATTTTAGCCGGATGGTATAAAAATACGCTCGATTACTTAAAAATTATCGGCACTTTCGGGAAGTTAAGTTTTCAGAAAAGTCTCGAGGTTAATTTTATCGATACAGATGGTAGTGTCTTAAAGCTCAAATCACCAAATTTACCTGCCCCATTCGACATCCTTTCCGGGTTATATAAGTTTAAGAAATTCACCGCAAAAGATAAGCTTGCTCTATCTATGTTATCGCCGGGATTCCTCAGATCGGGAAAAGGTATGAATGCCTTGGAACTTCTGGACAAGCTCGGGCAGACCCAAAATCTTATCACTTACTTCTGGGAGCCCTTTATTTACGCGGTTTTCAACGCAAAGCCGGAAAATGTAAGCGGTGAATTGTTAATGAATATATTGAGGATCGGGTTTCTCAAACCGGGAAATTCCAACCTGGTGATACCAAACGTAAACCTAAATGAACTTTTTATAGATGATGCAATAAAGTATTTCGACACAAAAGGGATAAATTATTTTACCAGTGCTAAGATAAGTTCGGTGGAATTAGACGGTGATAAAATGATCTCAGCAGTGAAGGAAAACGGGGAAAAGATCACCGCGGATTATTTTATCTCAGCTGTACCGTTTTTTAGATTTACAGAGGTGTTTAGCAATATTGAACCTTTTAAAAAAGTATCTAATCTCAGATCTTCATCGATAACATCCATTCATATATTCTTTTCGGAAGACATACCGGAAAGCATGCTTGCTGATAACTCGTTCGGGATGACCGGTCTTATCGGCAGGACAGTTCAGTGGATATTTAAGAGGAATCCCCGCCATTTATCTCTTGTCATAAGCGGATCGGATTTTATAGATGACGGGGAAGGGGATTCGATCACTGATACCGAATCACAAAGGATATATGAAATCGCATACGCGGACCTTTGCGCATCTATTAAAAACTTCGACTCTATTCCTGTCTCAGGATATAAGGTAATCAAAGAAAAGCGTGCTACCTTCATTCCTGATAATGAAAGCATAAAATACCGCCTGCCTCAAAAAACCTTCTGTCAAAATCTATTCATTGCGGGTGATTGGACGGATACGGGTTATCCAGCCACTATCGAAAGCGCAATTACCAGCGCAAAGAAATGTACGGATCTTATAATAAAGGCTGTTACTTGAGTGAGTTGTAATATTCTTTGCAGGATGCAAGGTCTGATGCAAGTGACATAAGGTTAGATATGTTGTCCTGTGTGAGAAGCAGGTATTTAGTCTCAAAATAGCTCTGTATTTCCGGGTCACCTGTATCGAGTATGTCTTTGACCGATCTTATGAGACTCTCTACAGCAGATTGAAACTGGTCGAATATATTCTGCTTTGCTTCATCCGGGATACTCACGTCTTTTTCCAGTACTCGCTTTAATCCGTGAGCGTATTTCCCATTAAATATAAGCTTCTCGAAGCCTTCATTATTCCCGGCTCCTTTTGACATCTCTGTCAGCGTACCGAAGTCGCTGAGATTGTTCAATCCTTTGCCGGAGTATTCTTTTATTTCAAATATTAGTTCGTTCGTTTCCTCAGAAAAAGGTATCTGCATTTAATTTACTTTCCCTTACCGTGGCAATGTTTATATTTCTTTCCGCTTCCGCAGAAACATGGATCGTTTCTGCCAATCTTCTTGTCAACTTTTACAGGTTCCTGTTTACCGGGCGTAGCCTCATCGATCTCATTCATTACCGGAGCGGCTGTAAAGCCCATTCCAGTCGATGATGCATGCTGGGTACGCATCCTGGATGTATTCATTTCCTTTGGTCTGTCCGTGAACTGCTCACCTGTCTGTGTAGTGAATCTGAATATAAAGCTTATAACATCTGTGTATAGCGCCTCGAGCATCTCCGCAAAGAGTTTAAATCCGTCCATTTTGTATTCGATGAGCGGATCTTTTTGCGCGTACGCGCGGAAGTTGATTCCTTCCTTGAGATCGTCCATTTCCCTCAAATGCTCTTTCCATTTCTCATCGATAACGGTCAGCATCGCGAACCTCTCGACATTCGACATCAATTCGGTGCCATATCTCTCTTCCTTTCTCTTATAGAAATCGCGTGTCTCTTTTACTATCAGCTCTTTCAACCCTTCCTCGCCGAGTCTTTGGTACTCTTCCGGAGAAAGGTCGAGTTTTATCAGGAACGTTCTCTGTATTTCATCTATCAATCCTTGTACGTCGGCTGATTCCTGGTACTTCTCTATAAT encodes:
- the hpnC gene encoding squalene synthase HpnC; protein product: MEQTTGNIISVEESFRYCEGIAKGHYENFPVGSILVPAEKRKYVWSIYAFARFADDIADSGDLDVDTKLKQLNDLEVNLRASLGDVKNYDERYNFLPALAVTASDLKIPLNEFTALLAAFKQDSVRQRYDSFEELIDYSALSANPIGHLVLYVFGYDPDRDERLFSYSDSICTALQLTNFWQDVSPDLEIGRVYIPQNIMKKYDYAYDDLFKKVEDERFISVVKELVEKTRRIFLHGKPLVDELSGRLRYEIKATYLGGNEILNKIELLNYTVLSRRVKLGKSDKISLILKTFMSRV
- a CDS encoding T9SS type A sorting domain-containing protein encodes the protein MDYTATLPDFGIDFSGPDTLYSNVNASVGKPTDIPVLGPYAGSVQFTHTISPTPGAGSIGITFTPNPLTSFPSSVNIQADVSATVPFGTYDIIVTGTDNSISPPRVHTRTLKLIVSNLVGIGNNSQIPDQFALQQNYPNPFNPSTSIAYSIPQQSFVTLKVYDMLGREVASLVNELKQAGNYNVQLNASDLSSGVYYYRIKAGDFVETRRMVLMK
- the hpnD gene encoding presqualene diphosphate synthase HpnD; translation: MQNTGREITQKSKTNFLYSFSLLPKEKNDAINTIYAFCRKTDDIVDNENRSHKEKENDLAKWKQDFESSLAGNSDNTLLNELSKVIKRFKIPTEPFTDLIRGMKMDLEKTRYETFEELYEYCYCAAGTVGLMSIEIFGYSDPATRDFAVKLGVALQLTNILRDVKKDAENGRIYLPLDDMEMFNYTEDELLNNVYNNNFIALMKYEADRAHKYYKEANELLTAKDTGLMFPARIMEHIYFDILRQIEMKKYDVYSNNIKVSKFKKLLYTFGIYLKCRLYYSMKDPRDLPNG
- a CDS encoding FAD-dependent oxidoreductase, encoding MDKKSVAIIGGGLAGLASAVFLSSRKDKFDISIYEASPKLGGRAYSFKDSKTGLYFDNGQHILAGWYKNTLDYLKIIGTFGKLSFQKSLEVNFIDTDGSVLKLKSPNLPAPFDILSGLYKFKKFTAKDKLALSMLSPGFLRSGKGMNALELLDKLGQTQNLITYFWEPFIYAVFNAKPENVSGELLMNILRIGFLKPGNSNLVIPNVNLNELFIDDAIKYFDTKGINYFTSAKISSVELDGDKMISAVKENGEKITADYFISAVPFFRFTEVFSNIEPFKKVSNLRSSSITSIHIFFSEDIPESMLADNSFGMTGLIGRTVQWIFKRNPRHLSLVISGSDFIDDGEGDSITDTESQRIYEIAYADLCASIKNFDSIPVSGYKVIKEKRATFIPDNESIKYRLPQKTFCQNLFIAGDWTDTGYPATIESAITSAKKCTDLIIKAVT